The Geomonas ferrireducens genome includes a window with the following:
- the trpC gene encoding indole-3-glycerol phosphate synthase TrpC, which yields MTQVPDVLKKIVDYKQGELETAMAAVPLNEIMDRLGDLEDTPRGFQNAIINALGSGWTPIIAEVKKGSPSKGLIRADFDPLQIATTYQDNGATCLSVLTDEHFFMGHLSYLALIREQVSLPLMRKDFIFDPYQIYQARAAGADAILLIAAMLDVPQLRDFHALARDLSMDVLLEVHDERELEMALQTDCSMIGINNRNLRTFEVDIATSERLAAMVPAGRIAVAESGINKREEIVRLMEKGLHAFLIGESLMREADVGAKLAELVG from the coding sequence ATGACCCAGGTACCGGACGTACTGAAGAAGATCGTGGACTACAAGCAGGGCGAGCTGGAAACGGCGATGGCCGCCGTACCGCTAAACGAGATCATGGACCGTCTGGGCGATCTGGAGGACACCCCGCGCGGTTTCCAGAACGCCATCATCAACGCACTCGGCTCCGGCTGGACCCCCATCATCGCAGAGGTCAAAAAGGGCTCCCCGTCCAAGGGGCTGATCCGGGCCGATTTCGATCCGCTGCAGATCGCCACCACCTACCAGGACAACGGCGCAACCTGCCTCTCCGTGCTCACCGACGAGCATTTCTTCATGGGGCACCTGAGCTACTTGGCCCTGATCCGTGAACAGGTCTCGCTCCCCCTGATGCGCAAGGATTTCATCTTCGATCCCTACCAGATCTACCAGGCCCGCGCCGCCGGGGCCGACGCCATCCTCCTCATCGCCGCCATGCTCGACGTGCCGCAACTGCGCGATTTCCACGCGCTGGCGCGCGACCTTTCCATGGACGTGCTCCTCGAAGTTCACGACGAGCGCGAACTGGAGATGGCGCTGCAGACCGACTGCAGCATGATCGGCATCAACAACCGTAACCTGCGCACCTTCGAGGTGGACATCGCCACCTCGGAGCGTCTGGCCGCCATGGTGCCGGCGGGGCGCATCGCCGTCGCGGAGAGCGGCATCAACAAACGCGAAGAGATCGTGCGCCTCATGGAAAAGGGGCTGCACGCTTTCCTGATCGGCGAATCGCTCATGCGCGAGGCCGATGTGGGGGCGAAACTCGCCGAACTGGTGGGGTAG
- a CDS encoding TrpB-like pyridoxal phosphate-dependent enzyme — translation MNTKFLLDESRIPKQWYNIIPDMPGPLEPVINPATLKPVTPEDMTPIFPMSLIEQEMSNQRWIDIPEEVREKYRIWRPSPMFRAHRLEQALGTPAKIYYKYEGVSPAGSHKPNSAIPQAWYNKQAGIRRLATETGAGQWGSSLALACSMFGLECTIYMVKVSCTQKPYRKSMMQLWGATVIPSPSEFTNAGRTILAHDPDNMGSLGIAISEAVEDAATHDDTNYALGSVLNHVCLHQTVIGLEAKEQMALAQDYPDVVIACCGGGSNFAGLAFPFLSDRANGKKVRCLAVEPASCPTLTKGVYAFDYGDTAKLAPITKMYTLGHDFMPPGIHAGGLRYHGESALISQLYHAGEIEAKAYKQNSCFEGALLFARTEGIVPAPESSHALRAAIDEAVLAKEEGKEKTILFGLSGHGQLDMGAYDAYLSGKLEDFEYPEESIRQSLERLPKVCL, via the coding sequence ATGAATACCAAGTTCCTGCTTGATGAATCGCGCATCCCGAAACAGTGGTACAACATCATCCCCGACATGCCGGGTCCCCTCGAGCCGGTGATCAACCCGGCGACCCTGAAGCCGGTCACCCCCGAGGACATGACCCCGATCTTCCCGATGTCGCTCATCGAGCAGGAGATGTCGAACCAGCGTTGGATCGACATCCCCGAAGAGGTGCGTGAGAAGTATCGTATCTGGCGTCCGTCGCCCATGTTCCGTGCCCACAGGCTTGAGCAGGCGCTCGGGACTCCGGCGAAGATCTACTACAAGTACGAAGGTGTGTCGCCTGCCGGCTCGCACAAGCCGAATAGCGCCATCCCGCAGGCATGGTACAACAAGCAGGCCGGCATCCGCAGGCTCGCCACCGAGACCGGCGCCGGGCAGTGGGGGAGTTCGCTCGCCCTTGCCTGCTCCATGTTCGGTCTGGAGTGCACCATTTACATGGTCAAGGTTTCCTGCACGCAGAAACCCTACAGAAAGAGCATGATGCAACTTTGGGGCGCCACGGTGATCCCGTCTCCCTCCGAGTTCACCAACGCCGGGCGCACCATCCTCGCACATGACCCGGACAACATGGGGAGTCTCGGCATCGCCATCTCCGAGGCGGTCGAGGACGCGGCGACCCACGATGATACTAACTACGCGCTAGGGAGCGTCTTGAACCACGTATGCCTGCACCAGACCGTGATCGGACTCGAGGCGAAAGAGCAGATGGCGCTCGCGCAGGACTACCCGGACGTGGTCATCGCCTGCTGCGGCGGCGGTTCCAACTTCGCCGGACTTGCCTTCCCGTTCCTTAGTGACCGGGCCAACGGCAAGAAGGTGCGCTGCCTGGCCGTCGAGCCCGCCTCCTGCCCGACCCTCACCAAAGGGGTCTATGCCTTCGACTACGGCGACACCGCGAAGCTTGCGCCGATCACCAAGATGTACACCCTGGGGCACGACTTCATGCCGCCGGGGATTCATGCCGGCGGGCTTCGTTACCACGGCGAGTCCGCGCTCATCTCGCAGCTCTACCACGCCGGCGAGATCGAAGCGAAGGCGTACAAGCAGAACTCCTGCTTCGAAGGGGCGCTTCTTTTCGCCAGGACCGAGGGGATCGTGCCTGCGCCCGAGTCCTCCCACGCGCTGCGCGCCGCCATAGACGAAGCGGTGCTCGCCAAGGAGGAGGGGAAGGAGAAGACCATTCTTTTCGGTCTCTCCGGCCACGGTCAGCTCGATATGGGGGCCTACGATGCTTATCTCTCCGGGAAACTCGAAGACTTCGAGTACCCTGAGGAGTCGATCCGCCAGTCGCTGGAAAGGCTGCCCAAGGTCTGCTTGTAG
- a CDS encoding phosphoribosylanthranilate isomerase: MTKVKICGITSVDDALMAVDAGADALGFVFFEKSPRHVTPEAAAGIIAKLPPLVQVVGLFVNADLDVVNRTADHCGIDIVQLHGEESPEFCRLVRRRVMKAFRVRGPESLVPLPEFHVAAYLLDAYSPNAHGGTGEVFDWECAIAAKEHGPIVLAGGLTPDNIAAAVTQVRPYGVDVSSGVETSPGLKDPDKVRRFIQLAKHPHPI; this comes from the coding sequence ATGACAAAGGTCAAGATCTGTGGCATAACATCGGTGGACGATGCTCTCATGGCGGTTGATGCCGGAGCCGACGCCCTGGGGTTCGTCTTCTTTGAGAAGTCTCCCCGTCATGTCACCCCGGAGGCTGCTGCCGGGATCATCGCCAAGCTCCCTCCGCTCGTGCAGGTCGTGGGGCTTTTCGTCAACGCAGATCTGGACGTGGTGAACCGAACCGCCGACCACTGCGGTATCGACATCGTGCAGCTGCACGGCGAGGAGAGCCCCGAGTTCTGCCGGTTGGTGCGGCGCCGCGTCATGAAGGCCTTCCGTGTCCGCGGACCCGAAAGTCTCGTCCCGCTGCCGGAATTCCACGTGGCCGCCTACCTGCTGGACGCGTACTCGCCCAATGCCCACGGTGGGACGGGGGAGGTGTTCGACTGGGAATGCGCCATTGCCGCCAAGGAGCACGGCCCCATCGTGCTTGCCGGAGGGCTCACCCCCGACAACATCGCCGCCGCCGTGACACAGGTACGCCCCTACGGGGTCGACGTATCAAGCGGCGTCGAGACATCGCCCGGCCTAAAGGATCCCGACAAGGTGCGGCGCTTCATCCAACTGGCAAAGCATCCGCACCCGATCTAA
- the serA gene encoding phosphoglycerate dehydrogenase, giving the protein MKIIVTDEVAQEGLAILQRDPRVQMDIKLGLKKEELYSIIGDYDVIITRSGTTVDKPLLDAATNLKLVARAGVGVDNVDVDYASAKGVIVVNAPFGNTNSAAEHAMALLLSFCRNVTKANGSLKGGAWKRAPFTGFELKGRTAGVIGLGKVGGRVATRLKAFECEVLACDPYIAEKRANDLGVKLVTLDEIIKNCDIITVHTPLTSETHNMIGKKELAGMKDGVIIINAARGGIINEEAMLEALDSGRVAGAAFDVWSQEPPDTEILKKLIAHEKMVVTPHLGANTFEAQVNVAVDVAKEILRYMDEQPIENAINIPKFDASLMGQMRPYLNLVNVLADFIIQLVDTNLNKITFTFTGGLAQYDCTPITVCGLASLLNRRVEQEVNMVNAQLVADNMGIVVEEVKSTHSDDFSNMITVTIEGSGEKRLISGTVFEGVPRIVKLRDYQMDFRPEEHMLLLAYGDRPGIIGKIGTILGKHEINIAAMNLGRREKKGEAMVILSLDSAVPAEVVEEVRQATEANFVKPLYLVTAK; this is encoded by the coding sequence ATGAAGATTATCGTAACCGATGAGGTGGCTCAGGAAGGACTGGCGATATTGCAGCGTGACCCGCGCGTGCAGATGGACATCAAGCTGGGACTGAAGAAAGAAGAGCTTTACTCGATCATTGGTGATTACGACGTTATCATCACCAGAAGCGGCACCACCGTTGACAAGCCCCTGCTCGACGCAGCGACCAACTTGAAGCTCGTCGCCCGCGCCGGCGTAGGCGTCGACAACGTTGACGTGGACTATGCCTCTGCCAAAGGCGTCATCGTGGTCAACGCCCCCTTCGGCAACACCAACAGCGCGGCCGAACACGCCATGGCGCTGCTTCTTTCTTTCTGCCGCAACGTCACCAAGGCGAACGGCTCCCTCAAGGGCGGCGCCTGGAAGCGCGCTCCCTTCACCGGCTTTGAGCTCAAAGGCCGGACCGCAGGCGTCATCGGCCTCGGTAAGGTAGGCGGCCGCGTCGCCACCCGTCTGAAAGCGTTCGAGTGCGAAGTTCTCGCCTGTGACCCGTATATCGCCGAGAAGCGCGCCAATGACCTCGGCGTCAAGCTGGTCACCCTCGACGAAATCATCAAAAACTGCGACATCATCACCGTGCACACCCCGCTCACCAGCGAGACGCACAACATGATCGGCAAGAAGGAACTGGCCGGGATGAAGGACGGGGTGATCATCATCAACGCCGCCCGCGGCGGGATCATCAACGAAGAGGCGATGCTGGAAGCCCTCGACTCCGGCCGCGTAGCCGGCGCAGCCTTCGACGTATGGAGCCAGGAGCCGCCCGACACCGAGATCCTCAAAAAACTCATCGCTCACGAGAAGATGGTCGTCACCCCGCACCTGGGCGCCAACACCTTCGAAGCACAGGTGAACGTCGCCGTCGACGTGGCCAAGGAAATCCTGCGCTACATGGACGAGCAGCCGATCGAGAACGCCATCAACATCCCGAAGTTCGACGCCTCCCTCATGGGGCAGATGCGTCCGTACCTGAACCTCGTGAACGTGCTGGCCGACTTCATCATCCAGCTGGTCGACACCAACCTGAACAAGATCACCTTCACCTTCACCGGCGGTCTCGCTCAGTACGACTGCACCCCGATCACCGTCTGCGGCCTCGCTTCGCTGCTGAACCGCAGGGTCGAGCAGGAAGTCAACATGGTCAACGCCCAGCTCGTGGCGGACAACATGGGGATCGTGGTCGAGGAGGTGAAGAGCACCCACTCCGATGATTTCTCCAACATGATCACCGTGACCATCGAGGGCTCCGGCGAGAAGCGCCTGATCTCCGGCACCGTGTTCGAAGGGGTGCCGCGCATCGTGAAGCTGCGCGACTACCAGATGGACTTCCGTCCGGAGGAGCACATGCTGCTTCTGGCCTACGGCGACCGCCCGGGCATCATCGGCAAGATCGGCACCATACTCGGCAAGCACGAGATCAACATCGCAGCCATGAACCTCGGGCGCCGCGAGAAGAAAGGGGAGGCCATGGTCATCCTTTCCCTCGACTCCGCAGTCCCCGCCGAGGTCGTGGAAGAGGTGAGGCAGGCGACCGAAGCCAACTTCGTCAAACCGCTCTACCTCGTCACCGCGAAGTAA
- a CDS encoding 3-deoxy-7-phosphoheptulonate synthase, with the protein MIKTNNLKIKSITPIIAPTDLRQVFPISVQSGACVTESRAAIAKILRGEDKRLMVVVGPCSIHDPKGALEYAEKLAALSKEVSEELLLIMRVYFEKPRTTVGWKGLINDPGMDGTHLISKGLGIARGLLCKVTEMGLPVATEMLDPITPEYLADLLSWGAIGARTTESQTHREMASGLSFPIGFKNGTDGNLQIAIDAMNAALHSHSFLGINRDGLSSIIQTTGNPDVHMVLRGGNKKPNYYPEDIAKSEEMLKKAGLTPTLMVDCSHGNSEKKYERQPEVLRSVIDQIVAGNRSISGVMIESYLKDGNQALPKNLAELVYGVSITDSCINWETTEAALREAHARLKACGGRKIS; encoded by the coding sequence ATGATTAAGACCAACAACCTGAAGATCAAAAGCATCACCCCGATCATTGCACCGACCGACTTACGCCAGGTCTTCCCGATCTCCGTGCAGTCAGGCGCCTGCGTAACCGAGAGTCGCGCAGCCATCGCCAAGATACTGAGGGGCGAAGACAAGAGGCTCATGGTTGTGGTCGGCCCCTGCTCCATCCACGATCCCAAGGGGGCGCTGGAGTACGCGGAGAAGCTCGCCGCCCTCTCTAAGGAAGTGTCGGAAGAACTCCTCCTCATCATGCGCGTCTACTTCGAGAAGCCACGCACCACCGTGGGCTGGAAGGGGCTCATCAACGACCCGGGCATGGACGGCACACATCTCATCTCCAAGGGATTGGGCATCGCCAGGGGCCTCCTCTGCAAGGTGACGGAGATGGGACTCCCGGTGGCGACCGAGATGCTCGACCCCATCACCCCCGAATACCTGGCCGACCTCCTTTCCTGGGGCGCCATCGGCGCGCGTACCACGGAATCGCAAACGCACCGCGAGATGGCGAGCGGGCTTTCCTTCCCGATCGGTTTCAAAAACGGCACCGACGGGAACCTGCAGATCGCCATCGACGCCATGAATGCTGCGCTCCATTCGCACAGCTTCCTCGGCATCAACCGTGACGGGCTTTCTTCCATCATCCAGACCACGGGCAACCCCGACGTCCACATGGTGCTGCGCGGCGGCAACAAGAAGCCGAACTACTATCCCGAGGACATCGCCAAAAGCGAGGAGATGCTGAAGAAGGCGGGCCTCACCCCGACCCTCATGGTGGACTGCAGCCACGGCAACTCCGAGAAGAAATACGAGCGCCAGCCCGAAGTGCTGAGGTCCGTCATCGACCAGATCGTCGCCGGCAACCGTTCCATCTCCGGCGTGATGATCGAGAGCTACCTTAAAGACGGCAACCAGGCGCTGCCGAAGAACCTCGCCGAGCTTGTCTATGGCGTATCCATCACCGACAGCTGCATCAACTGGGAGACCACCGAGGCGGCCCTGCGCGAAGCGCACGCACGGCTGAAGGCCTGCGGCGGAAGGAAGATCTCCTAA
- a CDS encoding isochorismatase family protein produces MKRRAALLVVDVQVDFCPGGALAVPDGDQVLSPLNRYLGLFSETSTPIFASRDWHPPTSKHFRENGGIWPPHCIQGTAGAAFHPHLRFPEGTIVVSKGMADWDDGYSAMAGVTENGTPLTMLLRRMALDRLYIGGLATDYCVKETVLDALREGFAVTLLTDAIRGVDVEPGDSHRAAKAMLEAGAEEASFDSVRGALTADRNGADHARRG; encoded by the coding sequence ATGAAAAGGAGAGCCGCCCTTCTTGTCGTAGATGTTCAGGTTGATTTCTGCCCCGGCGGAGCGTTGGCCGTTCCGGACGGCGACCAGGTCCTGTCGCCGCTCAACCGCTACCTCGGCCTCTTCAGCGAGACGAGTACCCCCATATTCGCCTCGCGGGACTGGCACCCGCCGACCAGCAAGCATTTCAGGGAGAACGGCGGTATCTGGCCGCCGCACTGCATCCAGGGAACCGCCGGAGCAGCCTTTCACCCGCACCTGAGGTTCCCGGAGGGTACCATCGTCGTCTCGAAGGGGATGGCCGACTGGGACGACGGCTATTCCGCCATGGCCGGCGTCACCGAGAACGGCACCCCGCTCACCATGCTGTTGCGCCGCATGGCCCTGGACCGCCTGTACATCGGCGGACTCGCTACCGACTACTGCGTAAAGGAAACGGTCCTGGACGCGCTACGTGAAGGTTTTGCGGTGACACTCTTAACAGACGCGATACGGGGCGTGGACGTTGAGCCGGGCGATTCCCACCGCGCGGCCAAGGCGATGCTGGAGGCGGGTGCAGAGGAGGCTTCCTTCGACTCGGTGCGCGGCGCGCTGACCGCGGACCGAAACGGCGCAGATCACGCCAGACGCGGCTGA
- a CDS encoding nicotinate phosphoribosyltransferase, with protein MRYSPLITDLYELTMLAGYHEQGMHERPAVFDLFFRHNPFKGGYAVFAGLEPALSYLEELSFSDEELAYLDSLKLFRPSFLAYLAGFRFQGKVIAPGEGTVVFGTEPLVTIEGGLAEAQFVETALLNIINFQTLVATKAARIKLAAGDATVLEFGLRRAQGPDGGLSEARAAYVGGVCSTSNVLAGMRYGIPVRGTHAHSWIMAFPDELTAFRRYADNFPDSCILLIDTYDTLGSGLPNALTVARELREHGHELVGVRIDSGDLAYLSRQVRSAFDAAGFSGVKIVASNELDEFVIESIRSEGGQVDIYGVGTRLATCAGEGGGALGGVYKLVKIEGEAKLKITSDLAKATLPDRKRVLRAVAPDGSFIQDVIALHDEEVLPGAQVFDPANPIQHKRIPREARLVELRSTVMENGKRCAPSPTLQSCVELSNSQLRRLPEGCLRLVNPHLYKVSISPGVNTLRLKLMSQIQSRYGG; from the coding sequence ATGCGTTATTCGCCGCTGATTACCGACCTCTATGAGCTAACCATGCTCGCAGGCTACCATGAGCAGGGGATGCACGAACGTCCCGCCGTTTTCGACCTCTTTTTCCGTCACAACCCGTTCAAGGGTGGATACGCCGTCTTTGCCGGGTTGGAGCCGGCCCTTTCATACCTCGAAGAACTCTCCTTCAGCGATGAGGAACTCGCCTACCTTGACAGCCTGAAACTTTTCCGCCCATCGTTTCTCGCCTACCTCGCCGGATTCAGGTTCCAAGGAAAGGTCATCGCCCCCGGCGAAGGGACCGTGGTGTTCGGCACCGAACCGCTCGTGACCATCGAGGGAGGACTTGCCGAAGCACAGTTCGTGGAAACGGCACTGTTGAACATCATCAACTTCCAGACCCTCGTCGCCACCAAGGCCGCGCGCATCAAACTGGCCGCCGGGGATGCCACCGTCCTCGAATTCGGCCTGAGGCGAGCCCAGGGTCCCGACGGCGGTTTGTCGGAGGCCCGGGCGGCTTATGTCGGCGGGGTGTGCAGCACGAGTAACGTTCTCGCCGGCATGCGCTACGGCATCCCGGTCAGGGGTACCCACGCCCACAGCTGGATCATGGCTTTCCCGGACGAACTTACGGCTTTTCGCCGCTACGCAGACAATTTCCCGGACAGCTGCATCCTCCTCATCGACACCTACGACACCCTTGGTAGCGGGCTCCCCAACGCGCTCACCGTGGCCCGGGAACTGCGGGAGCACGGCCATGAACTGGTCGGGGTGCGCATCGACTCAGGCGATCTCGCCTATCTCTCACGCCAGGTCAGAAGCGCCTTCGACGCAGCCGGCTTCTCCGGTGTAAAGATCGTCGCATCCAACGAGCTTGACGAGTTCGTCATCGAATCGATCAGGAGCGAGGGAGGGCAGGTGGACATCTACGGCGTCGGCACACGGCTTGCCACCTGTGCGGGAGAAGGAGGAGGCGCCCTCGGTGGGGTCTACAAGCTCGTGAAGATCGAAGGCGAGGCGAAGCTTAAGATAACGAGTGACCTTGCGAAGGCCACCCTGCCGGACCGCAAGCGGGTGCTGCGCGCTGTTGCCCCCGACGGCTCCTTCATCCAGGATGTCATCGCCCTACATGACGAGGAAGTTCTCCCCGGAGCACAGGTCTTCGACCCGGCCAATCCGATCCAGCACAAGCGGATACCGCGGGAGGCGCGACTGGTAGAGTTGCGCAGCACGGTGATGGAGAACGGCAAAAGGTGCGCCCCCTCCCCCACCCTGCAAAGCTGTGTCGAGCTTTCGAACAGCCAACTCAGGCGGCTGCCCGAGGGTTGCCTGCGCCTCGTCAACCCCCACCTGTACAAGGTCTCCATCAGCCCGGGTGTCAACACGCTCCGGCTCAAATTGATGTCCCAGATCCAGAGCAGGTACGGCGGATAA
- a CDS encoding tetratricopeptide repeat protein produces MKHRKGTYIALLVVTGFATGALAPMGEPLRIGGEEYLEADDWFEAGVELNGDGDYPEAAEAFSRSIALEPHNALSWLNLGTAQALAGDYPHAIDSLKKSVELDPSLALAISNLGEVYFRVDRYEEAATAYKDLLSLWPGNANALYKLGLSHLLLNDAGKAQAEYLLLKIIDPELAEKLRRAIIQGAK; encoded by the coding sequence ATGAAGCACCGCAAGGGCACATACATCGCACTGCTCGTCGTCACCGGCTTTGCAACCGGCGCCCTTGCCCCGATGGGTGAACCGCTCAGGATAGGTGGCGAGGAGTACCTTGAGGCGGACGACTGGTTCGAGGCAGGGGTGGAGCTGAACGGCGACGGGGACTACCCGGAGGCGGCCGAGGCCTTCAGCAGGAGCATCGCCCTTGAGCCGCACAACGCGTTGTCCTGGTTGAACCTCGGCACCGCCCAAGCACTCGCCGGTGATTATCCGCACGCCATAGACTCGCTCAAGAAGTCGGTAGAGCTGGACCCTTCTCTCGCCCTTGCAATTTCCAACCTCGGCGAAGTCTATTTCAGGGTAGACCGCTACGAGGAAGCAGCGACCGCTTACAAGGATCTCCTCTCTCTCTGGCCCGGAAATGCAAACGCACTTTACAAGCTTGGACTGTCACATCTACTGCTGAACGATGCCGGCAAGGCACAGGCGGAGTACCTATTACTGAAAATCATCGACCCGGAACTGGCAGAAAAGCTGCGTCGTGCGATAATTCAGGGTGCCAAATGA
- a CDS encoding SDR family oxidoreductase: MEHLLVIGCGAIGRRVASLALERGMKVCTFNRSEVPPLEGVTHCAGNLDEPQTLAGLLTRAVGVIYLAPPPGGGIEDTRMRNFLAGIGTGSEPAKIVYISTSGVYGDHGSEVVTEETEAVPQTARGKRRLHAERILQQWGSEHGVPVVVLRVTGIYAPDRLPVSQLTTGQPVLREEEALPSNRIHADDLSRICLAALDRGPDGAIYNVSDGAPSSMTTYFNAAADKLGLPRPRQVTMEEARKVMTPLMISYFSEGRIVDNGKMLRELGITLLYPDLETGLKD; encoded by the coding sequence ATGGAACATCTGCTTGTCATCGGCTGCGGCGCCATCGGACGCAGGGTCGCTTCTCTCGCGCTGGAGCGAGGGATGAAGGTCTGCACTTTCAACAGGAGCGAAGTGCCTCCGCTGGAGGGGGTAACGCACTGTGCCGGGAATCTGGATGAGCCGCAAACTCTGGCGGGACTTCTGACCCGCGCTGTCGGCGTCATCTACCTGGCTCCTCCGCCGGGCGGAGGGATCGAGGACACCAGGATGCGTAACTTCCTTGCCGGCATCGGCACCGGCAGCGAGCCGGCGAAGATCGTCTATATAAGCACGAGCGGTGTCTACGGGGACCACGGCAGCGAGGTGGTCACCGAGGAAACCGAGGCGGTGCCGCAGACGGCACGCGGCAAGAGACGGCTGCACGCGGAGCGCATTCTTCAACAGTGGGGCTCGGAGCACGGCGTTCCGGTGGTCGTGCTGCGCGTAACCGGAATCTACGCGCCGGACCGCCTGCCGGTGTCGCAGTTGACCACGGGCCAGCCGGTGCTGCGCGAAGAGGAGGCGCTTCCAAGCAACAGGATCCACGCCGACGATCTCTCCCGCATCTGCCTTGCCGCCCTCGACAGGGGGCCGGATGGCGCGATCTACAACGTAAGCGACGGGGCCCCAAGTTCTATGACCACCTATTTCAACGCTGCCGCCGACAAGCTGGGACTGCCGAGGCCCAGGCAGGTCACCATGGAAGAGGCGCGCAAGGTGATGACGCCGCTCATGATCTCCTATTTCTCCGAAGGGCGCATCGTCGATAACGGGAAGATGTTGAGGGAGCTCGGCATCACCCTGCTTTACCCGGATCTGGAGACGGGGCTCAAGGATTAG
- a CDS encoding Hsp20/alpha crystallin family protein — MLEKERDLLKRDERTQTERRPLMERREDQEEGRLTPMTQMERLFDEMFKKPFFHLWTQRMSGEELEELNPPIDIYEDGDSVVVKAEIPGIRREDLDVQLSPVSITISGQKSKEQRVERKDFYRLESSYGSFIRTCRLPVATLTDTAKASFRDGILEGRILKKTEATSDRVKKLTIE; from the coding sequence ATGCTTGAAAAGGAAAGGGACCTGCTGAAGCGCGACGAACGTACCCAGACGGAACGGCGCCCGCTGATGGAACGGCGCGAGGACCAGGAAGAGGGGAGGCTTACCCCGATGACGCAGATGGAGCGGCTCTTCGACGAGATGTTCAAGAAGCCCTTTTTCCATCTCTGGACGCAGCGCATGTCAGGCGAGGAGCTGGAGGAACTGAACCCGCCCATCGATATCTACGAGGACGGCGATTCGGTCGTGGTGAAGGCGGAGATACCGGGCATAAGGAGAGAGGATCTCGATGTCCAGCTCTCACCGGTGAGCATCACCATCTCCGGTCAAAAGAGCAAGGAACAGCGGGTCGAGAGGAAGGACTTTTACCGGCTCGAAAGCAGCTACGGTTCCTTTATAAGAACGTGCAGGCTTCCGGTAGCGACTCTTACTGACACCGCCAAGGCGAGTTTCAGGGACGGGATCCTCGAGGGGCGCATCCTGAAGAAGACCGAGGCGACCAGCGATCGTGTGAAGAAACTTACCATCGAGTGA